Within Aspergillus oryzae RIB40 DNA, chromosome 2, the genomic segment TTGGAAACAGCCGTGTCATGCTGCACACGCGCGCTAGATCATCCAGATGTACCACTATTTATCAGCTCAACAAAGTTTATTGTCAATATTATCCTCGACCTATTAATTCTGTCCAAGGTTCATCCTGGTTCATTTCAGCCAACAGTGAATACGCAAGCTTGGATCAGAGTGGCTTGCGACATGAGTTCTGCTCTTTGCGGATTGGGATATTTCCTTCACCTAACCTTCAAGCTACAGAGATCACAGCCCGGGACACAGAGGGTAAAGCCCAGTGTTGAAGCTTTAAAAACTCTTATCCGACCGAGTTCATACACTTTCGCAGTCTGCTATTCGCAACGCTATCTATCTCTGGTTGGTCAGTAGAATAGTTCTGCTTGGCGAGAACTACGCAACAGCATGGGGTGTTTTCAACACAATCCGGTGGGGACTTGTCATGGTTCCTGTCCAGGCCCTTGAGCAATCGACGTTAACCTTCGTTGGACATAATTGGGGAGTATGGCGTGACCGTGCTGGCGTGGAGATACGGTATCCCAAGGCTACGAAGTCAGATATAATGGGTATGTAGCTTTCCTGTCCTGAGGACAGGCAGACATGAGGCTAATATACAGCTAGATATTTGTCGCCCAGCATTTACCTCATGTGGCATTGCACTTGTTTTCGAAGTCATTCTATGTATAGCCCTCTCTATACGTGGAATCCAGGGGTTTGCTTACTATCTCTCCGGCTCCACAGTCGTTGCCCAAATAACCCAGCGGATATGGAAGGTAGGCCCTGGGACCAGTTTCATTTCCACACACTTACCAACTCACTCTTCTAGCAAATTGACTGGACATATATATTCTACGGCCTCAACTACCAGCTTGCAGCGATTCTCCTTGCAGCCTCGCCACGCTGGTACCTCTATCAAGCTCTGGCTTCGAATTTTCTATGGATGCTCCCCTGGGCCATCTTCGCGACCGTCATGTCCGTCTCTAAATCTGCGGCATGGACCTACTATGCTATTATCTTCGGGGGAGCCCTTGTCTTTGACTTTATGGACGTTAGCGTTACACTAGCGATTTGGGCACTTAGGCTAAGTCGGGGTAGAGTGAAAGTAGGCGCTTTACGGCAGTCCTCTGACTTACGTTAAACATCATTGCATCTTGTATTATTCTAAAGATTACTTCACTAAGAAGAGTGGCTGCTCCAAGATATCATGATGTCCTCTGTGTTATTCGTCTTTAGACCATATTACTGCTTCTACTAGGCATGCGTGACAGTTTCTTAGATATCTCCTCCCTCCGGTTCACGGTGACCATCGACAAAATCAACCTCCTCACGGTCGAGCAGCAGGAAATGCTCAGTGTTTCTCGGCCCTAGTTTTAAATCTGTATCCAGTGTTTCGGCTACGAACATCATGAAGAATACAAAGTAGGGAAAGCAATACTAGGTCAATATATAGCAACCGATCCAGGTGATATTCACCAAAGCGTAAGACCAGATAGGTGCTACATTAGCAGTGGCAAGCAAATATCGATCATCGCAAGCCACGTCGCCATTTTGCGGAAGCGTTGAGATCCGGTTTTATGTCTAGTGCGACGGGGCACACATATAGCGGATTTCGTGGCAAACAAGGTCTTGAACGGACGGAGGATGTGTGAGGAAATTTTGGCGGATAATAGGGGTATACCTTCTAGAATGGTAATCTATCAGGTTTACACCTTCAAATGGTTTTGGTGGGAATTGAGGGTTATGAAGAGTGCCATTTTTTATAGAATAACTAGAATACAGAATATGTTACAAATAAATAGATCACTCTGAAGATGGACTGAATATTCTGTGTCAAGCACTCATGTCTTTGTCGTCAATTCAAAAATATCATTCAAGTGTTGAGAAGCTCATAGGCTCTTGGAGAGTCACGGTTGTGGTACATATGTTGATTTGCATTGACACGCTTGTTGAGAACTCCCGGTTAAATGAAGCACAGAGATAGTAGTAGTGTAAGAATCATTGTGATTTGCAGAGGAACGGTAGAAGATGTGGCGGAAGACTCGGAGCTAGCTGTGGGAGTAGCAGACTCCGTTGTCGCTGTAGAGCTGTCGGCAGTTGTGGACGATGTTGCTGTAGAGCCGCCAGTGCTTGTTGACGATGTCGCCGTAGAACTGCTGGTACTTGTGGATGATGTCACTGTAGAGATATCGGTGGTTGTAGACATTGCCGCTGTAGAGGTAGCTGTGGTTGTGGACGATGTCGTTGCCATAGAAGTAGCCGAGACCGACGGACTTGGCTGCACACAGTAAGTGCGATCATCAGCAAGGCCGGAGCAGTCGGCACCGGGATTCAACGACAGAAATGTGGCACGATCAATATGCCACCTCCTAGTGAAAGTGTCGCAAGTTTCTCCAAGGTAGGAGGCGGCCACTGAGAACTGACAGTCAGGGCCTGCGCGTGGATGTAGCTCGTGGGCAGAGAGCAGTTGGAGGAACAATCCCACGATCAGAAACAGTTGAGGACCCATTTTGATATGAAGTTTTTCGTTTGGAGTTCGCAgtgaaagaggaaatctTTAAAAGCATCAAAGTTGTGTATTTCTAAACTACTAACTACCGAGGGGTATGGGTCTTAATATATGGGTCCAGTAGATGCCGTGATACCCCTGAGCGTAAGGCTGAGTTGTAACGTAGCATTTTTCAAACCACAATTGATTGGAAAGCGGGGTTAGTATAAcgagaaaaacaaggcaaTTAAAGGTTTTAGCTTGATGTGGAATAGTGCTAACTAGTACATTTACCTATATAGGGTAGCGTAGGGCACGTACTGATACGAGATTGGGTTACTTGAGAGTAACATGGAGTGAGTGGGGTTTGATATTACCTGTTTATGCTGCATGTTAATTTTATGCTGGACAGTGTTGTAGGTGCGTGCAATTTAAATCTTCATATTTTCGGCTGTGTTTATTTTCTCTGCTAATCTGCCAAAAAATTGTACATTAAACCTCATGATTCACCCTTCTTAGGGTTACCCGAATCATCCAATAGCTCGCTACTATCATCCAACTCGGACCATTTCGGCTTTCCATCTGGAATCTCGACGGCTCGTCGGCTGTAGAAAATATGGCACCTACAAAGCTGGTTAGTATAAGATCATTCCGAAATTAAACAAGAAATGTTAAAACTCACTCTACTTCGAATGCTTTAATccacttctctcttttctcatGCGTCTCCCCATAGTCAATAGACGCAGGAAATAGAAGACAAACATTGCGTCCCTCATCCATAATCGGAGTCCGACAGAACGAACACGACACTTTCGTGGGATTCATATACTCTCTCGACTTCTCCGTCGAGGAATAGAAGGCTAAGCCATCAGCACCTTTGGTGAAAGTTATGTCGGACTTGTGGAATATAGTGGCCCATTGGAACGGGGCACCTTTTATGTTCGTTAGTATCTTCTGATTCAATGCTCCAAATACATCGCCGACAAAGAATAAAGCACTCTTATTCTGTCCAATCACGTACCGTGCAATACTTGACATCCCCGACAATGGCAGTACTTTGACTTCAATGGCTTCTCTCGATTTATTTTGTACTCTACCTGTCCGCATTGGCACCTTCCGGTCCACTTAACGGGACCGAATTCTTCGTCTGTTTGGACCTTGTATGGCGGGCGATGCTTCCAGCTGGCTTCGTCGGTAGTACCGGAGATGGGGTTCGGAAAGGGATCACCCCCAGTCGGCATATCTTCTGCCATTCTTGGGGTACTTGAACTGAATTTGCGATAGTTTGAGACCGAGTGATTTATGATTCTAGAAAGAGAGCTCCGAGATCTTTGCTGGCCGGCGCGAATGATAGAGGTCACGAAAGGCCGGCGGATTACAGGAATACAAGCTGCAGGAGGCTTAAGCAACATAGAATCAAGTGAGAACTCAGGAATGTATTCATTTATACTCGCTCCTGCCAATGctcatatatataccttGCTAGAATCTAGAAGGGGCATGATAGTTGGTTGTGTACGCCACCAAAAAGCCGGGAATCGCGGATGATGTCATTGCGATGTAAATGCGATTTATGATGCTCTTGGGCCATGGCCCTCGTCATCTGAGGCTCTGAAGATtggaaagccaagaaacaacTTTATTGTAATCCTTGAGTTTAGAGTTCTAGTTCCTGGTAGATTGCGGTTTGCACATCGTTACTTCTGTGGGGTTGGCCTTGATGCATTGTACGTATGGGTGACAATTTCCAAGATACCATCACTTCTGTCCAGGCTTAATTGATTGAAAAGTATTCTAAAGCTATAGGTTGTATTATTTATATACCTATTTCTCGGCTTTGAGAGTCATTGTGCTTGAGATGATTTGTTCATTGAGATCTACTTTTGGAGGGAGGGTTTGGTTCGTGGATAGGGCTAGGCTCAAGCGGTGACCGGAATCACCATACTAGATCACTGCACATACAACcacattctttccttttcattaGCATTCACGATATAACACATCTCGATCCACACTAATCATTCCTACCCATGCCCTATTCGATAAGTCGACCCCTCCTAACACAAACGGGTCAGCACAAACCCCTGCATATGGCGACCCAATGGCGCCGGGCTCTAAGCGCCCGAGTGCAAGGCGCCCAATTAGGGTTGCAGATATATCCACAACTAGTTGAGAACTGCCTCGCTAGCAAGCCCCGCCAAACGCAATGGGGCTATTATCGAAGTCTCCGAGAATCCCTCATGCTCTAAAATACCAAAGTCCCCGGTCGTGGAGTTCCACGCTTAGAACTGCTATTATACCCTCTCTGCCTCAAGATTGTCCTGGAAGCGGGGCAGAGGAACGCAGTATTACGCCATGCGTTTGCTGAATACGAAGCCCTCTGATACGGGCAACTTCATCATTGAAGAATTCTTTGGCGAACCCCCGTCATATGCTATTCTCTCGCATACATGgcaggagatggaggtcaCATTTCAGGACATAACGACTGGTGTGATCGATAAGAAGGGGTTCAAAAAGGTCAAAGATTGTTGTACGTTCGCTAGGGCCGACGGATATGAATACGCCTGGATAGATACGTGTTGCATTGATAAGACAAGCAGTGCGGAGCTCTCTGAATCACTCAATTCGATGTATCGTTGGTACCAGGAAGCCGACGTATGCTATGCATATCTTGCGGATGTGCCGTCAAAACCTTTCGCCGAGAGTAGATGGTTCAAGCGAGGATGGACACTTCAGGAACTGATTGCTCCGTCGAGGgttatttttcttgatcATGAATGGAATGAGTTGGGGACTAGGGAGAGCTTACGTGATGTTCTATCGGATATTACCAGTATACCTGTTGGTATATTGGtgggcgatgatgatgttgaaaCTGCTAGTGTTGCTCAAAGGATGTCATGGGCTGCCAGGAGGGAGACAACAAGGATCGAGGATCGAGCATATTGTCTCATGGGCATATTTGGAATAAATATGCCACCGATTTATGGGGAAGGCAAGAATGCCTTCATTAGActccaggaagagatcatGAAAGTCTTAGATGACCATAGCATCTTCGCTTGGAGATCGGATTCTGAAGAGGAGAACCATGGCGGTTTACTGGCAACATCGCCAGACGCATTCAGAGAATCTTCAAATGTTGTCCCTTATAGCCCCTTCACGATGATTGAAGGACCGTTAACTGTGAGCAGCAAGGGGATCTCTTTGGAACTCCGGTTCATAGGTGTAGGGCATCCAGGGCTAGGGCTTGCCATCCTGCATTGTACGGAGGGTATGAGCGAGGATAACCGGCTGATTGCAATATATTTGCAAGATTCATTCCTGACAATGCAACGATTTGAACGAAAACAGTGTGAAAAGTTTGAGTTTATTAATCTAGGCGATCTTAAGCCATCACAATATCCCTTGAGACGATTATGTGTCCAACAACGACGTCCAGTGAGTCGGAAAATCAACAAAGCAGGGAAACCAAAAGATACTGGGACTGCTCTA encodes:
- a CDS encoding GFA family protein (predicted protein), whose translation is MAEDMPTGGDPFPNPISGTTDEASWKHRPPYKVQTDEEFGPVKWTGRCQCGQVEYKINREKPLKSKYCHCRGCQVLHGAPFQWATIFHKSDITFTKGADGLAFYSSTEKSREYMNPTKVSCSFCRTPIMDEGRNVCLLFPASIDYGETHEKREKWIKAFEVECHIFYSRRAVEIPDGKPKWSELDDSSELLDDSGNPKKGES
- a CDS encoding uncharacterized protein (predicted protein), whose protein sequence is MQTRSKFCNFVSSYFGSLIFNLGAFALPALYSTLSKLWIANIDSSQVVTTDIYTYIGVIVQVLNDGFPRSAWLVIGDKSARSVTSRLSLSYTIIVVQTVLGTVMTGIFLAASNSLAAAFMPVEVRQTSLKYVRISSIAALSSALETAVSCCTRALDHPDVPLFISSTKFIVNIILDLLILSKVHPGSFQPTVNTQAWIRVACDMSSALCGLGYFLHLTFKLQRSQPGTQRVKPSSAIRNAIYLWLVSRIVLLGENYATAWGVFNTIRWGLVMVPVQALEQSTLTFVGHNWGVWRDRAGVEIRYPKATKSDIMALSIRGIQGFAYYLSGSTVVAQITQRIWKQIDWTYIFYGLNYQLAAILLAASPRWYLYQALASNFLWMLPWAIFATVMSVSKSAAWTYYAIIFGGALVFDFMDVSVTLAIWALRLSRDYFTKKSMRDSFLDISSLRFTVTIDKINLLTVEQQEMLSVSRP